Proteins co-encoded in one Caulobacter rhizosphaerae genomic window:
- a CDS encoding TonB-dependent receptor, protein MSHRHWILGLVAASSTFAITAAASAQTASAPASQPASVDTIEELVVTAQKREQRLIEVPLSVAAVGSDQLQRQNITSISDLSRAVPSISANGSVRGVSTNGAARSSEGAVAVVLDGVELGHPAVGASQVSSIFDVERVEVLSGPQGMLFGKNASAGVINIVTKAPNPSRFEAIGHADVGNAGFVRLQGVVNVPVSDNAALRISAHRDENEGIVRNTLTGGKPESHSTGVRGRFLWEPSSDLAINLIADYDRAGSNGLRDVAYAIAPTAALQARLAACGIVASLSNRQNCAEGNSKVPGRDTKYGFSGQVDYQVGGFTLTSITAYRHRQTGDFDYNGLGGDSDFLSTDILSTNLTPERLSTISQELRLTSPAGEKLEYVAGLFYSQTDQRDQVIQAGGLGALPPPLRIGRIAKLDIYSRSMAAFGQATYHVTDAFSLIAGARYTDDTLKDVSQSLTNTTTPSVADYGYIYSPAFFLAPVNAKVKTDNFSWKLGAQYVWSRELNAYFTATRGYKGPAVNDQASPPLVTPVIKPEIPMYYEAGLKGAFLDGRVLGTVALFHNKVKDFQTSVYSPATATNPVAGFGQGNAPNIVSKGVEVNLTGRATRELTFSAGAIYNDASYSDSFLVACAPSQVAGVGACSAAGTTKPVSQIAGVPKWRVLLNGEYAKEISSGLTGFVQSDLTYESKQFTQATPDPMIGQPEHWLLGGRVGVRSTDGHWGLSLFGRNLLDKHYDQLSYDVLSGFNGGAGRSFWITPAMGRTWGATLDARF, encoded by the coding sequence ATGAGCCATCGTCACTGGATTCTCGGACTCGTCGCCGCTTCGTCGACGTTCGCCATCACCGCCGCCGCCAGCGCTCAGACGGCCTCGGCTCCGGCCTCGCAGCCGGCGAGCGTTGATACGATCGAGGAACTCGTCGTGACCGCGCAGAAGCGCGAACAGCGCTTGATCGAAGTGCCCCTGTCGGTCGCCGCTGTCGGTTCGGATCAACTGCAGCGCCAGAACATCACCTCCATCAGCGACCTTTCGCGCGCGGTTCCCTCGATCAGCGCCAACGGCTCGGTCCGTGGCGTGTCCACCAACGGCGCGGCCCGCTCATCGGAAGGGGCGGTCGCCGTGGTGCTCGACGGTGTCGAACTGGGTCACCCGGCGGTGGGCGCGTCGCAGGTCAGCAGCATCTTCGACGTCGAGCGTGTGGAGGTCCTTAGCGGTCCTCAGGGCATGCTGTTTGGCAAGAACGCCTCGGCGGGCGTGATCAACATCGTCACCAAGGCTCCCAATCCCAGCCGCTTCGAGGCGATCGGCCACGCCGACGTCGGCAATGCCGGCTTCGTGCGCCTGCAGGGCGTCGTGAACGTGCCGGTGAGCGACAATGCGGCGTTGCGCATCAGCGCGCATCGCGACGAGAACGAGGGCATCGTCCGAAACACGCTGACGGGCGGCAAGCCGGAAAGCCACAGCACCGGGGTGCGCGGGCGCTTCCTGTGGGAGCCCAGCAGCGATCTGGCCATCAACCTGATCGCTGACTATGACCGCGCCGGCTCCAATGGCCTTCGCGATGTCGCCTATGCCATCGCCCCGACGGCGGCGCTGCAGGCCCGGCTCGCCGCCTGCGGCATCGTCGCGAGCCTTTCGAACCGGCAAAACTGCGCCGAAGGCAATTCCAAGGTGCCGGGTCGCGACACCAAGTACGGCTTCTCGGGCCAGGTCGACTATCAGGTGGGCGGGTTCACCCTGACCTCGATCACCGCCTACCGGCACCGCCAGACCGGTGACTTCGACTATAACGGCCTGGGCGGCGACAGCGATTTCCTGTCCACCGACATCCTCAGCACCAACCTGACGCCCGAGCGGCTGAGCACGATCAGCCAGGAGCTTCGCCTGACCTCTCCCGCCGGCGAAAAGCTCGAATATGTCGCGGGTCTGTTCTACTCGCAGACCGACCAGCGCGACCAGGTGATCCAGGCCGGCGGTCTGGGCGCCCTGCCGCCGCCGCTGCGGATCGGCCGCATCGCCAAGCTGGACATCTACAGCCGCAGCATGGCCGCGTTCGGCCAAGCCACCTACCATGTCACCGACGCCTTCTCCCTGATCGCCGGCGCGCGCTATACCGACGACACCCTCAAGGACGTCTCCCAGTCCCTGACCAACACCACCACGCCCAGCGTCGCCGACTACGGCTACATCTACTCGCCCGCCTTCTTCCTGGCGCCGGTCAACGCCAAGGTGAAGACCGACAACTTCTCCTGGAAACTGGGCGCGCAATACGTCTGGTCGCGTGAGCTGAACGCCTATTTCACGGCGACCCGCGGCTACAAGGGCCCGGCGGTCAACGACCAGGCCTCCCCGCCGCTGGTCACGCCGGTCATCAAGCCCGAGATCCCCATGTACTACGAGGCGGGCCTGAAGGGCGCGTTCCTGGACGGGCGCGTGCTTGGAACGGTCGCGCTGTTCCACAACAAGGTGAAGGACTTCCAGACCTCGGTCTATTCGCCCGCGACCGCCACCAACCCGGTCGCCGGCTTTGGGCAGGGCAATGCGCCAAACATCGTCAGCAAGGGCGTGGAGGTGAACCTCACCGGCCGCGCCACGCGCGAGCTGACCTTCAGCGCCGGCGCGATCTATAACGACGCCTCATATTCCGACAGCTTCCTGGTGGCCTGCGCGCCCAGCCAGGTCGCCGGCGTGGGCGCCTGTTCGGCCGCGGGGACGACCAAGCCGGTCTCCCAGATCGCCGGAGTCCCCAAGTGGCGGGTTCTGTTGAATGGCGAGTACGCCAAGGAAATCTCGTCGGGCCTGACCGGCTTTGTGCAATCGGATCTGACCTACGAGTCCAAGCAGTTCACCCAAGCCACCCCCGATCCGATGATCGGCCAGCCCGAGCACTGGCTCTTGGGCGGTCGCGTCGGGGTTCGATCCACCGACGGACACTGGGGCCTGAGCCTCTTTGGCCGAAACCTGCTCGACAAGCACTATGACCAGCTTTCGTACGACGTCCTGTCGGGCTTCAATGGCGGTGCGGGGCGCTCGTTCTGGATCACGCCCGCGATGGGACGCACCTGGGGCGCCACCTTGGATGCTCGGTTCTAA
- a CDS encoding alpha/beta hydrolase yields the protein MKRLACSALLAALLTTTCVLDQAYAASAKAAAAKPAPAKLKYQLTTYTYATREGEALKFDRIVDTSLKAAGKQPVIVFLYGGGWEGGARNDPGLAPGLREWASSGYTVIAVDYRLGVKIAKQRNEFSPETSTAMYLRAIEWSVEDVFDATSLVLKHADEWNIDKNQIVLMGGSAGATSSLVAEYNIANETDLAKAHLPPNFRYAGVISMAGAFWLKANTPLTFKNKPAPIMFFHGAKDQLVTYDEVQGPFSGYGPVAYSRLFPGPDYPKWFVDYPQGDHIIAGTPAGDSVNEMKAFLQKFVKERQQSSIHTVEEDKIPKTLEVFLKALAAKPK from the coding sequence ATGAAACGTCTCGCCTGTTCAGCGCTTCTCGCCGCGCTGCTGACAACGACTTGCGTATTGGACCAAGCTTATGCGGCGTCGGCCAAGGCCGCCGCCGCGAAGCCGGCGCCCGCCAAATTGAAGTACCAGTTGACGACCTATACCTACGCGACCCGCGAGGGCGAGGCCCTCAAGTTTGATCGCATCGTTGATACGTCGTTGAAGGCGGCCGGCAAGCAGCCCGTGATCGTGTTTCTGTATGGCGGCGGCTGGGAGGGCGGGGCGAGAAATGATCCCGGCCTGGCCCCCGGCCTGCGCGAATGGGCCTCCTCGGGCTACACCGTGATCGCCGTCGACTACCGGCTAGGCGTCAAGATCGCCAAGCAGCGAAACGAGTTCAGCCCCGAGACCAGCACGGCAATGTATCTTCGGGCCATCGAGTGGAGCGTCGAGGACGTCTTCGACGCCACCTCGCTCGTCTTGAAACACGCTGATGAGTGGAATATCGACAAGAATCAGATCGTTCTGATGGGCGGCAGCGCGGGGGCCACAAGCTCCCTGGTGGCTGAATACAACATCGCCAACGAGACGGACCTGGCCAAGGCCCATCTTCCGCCGAACTTCCGATATGCCGGCGTCATCTCGATGGCGGGCGCGTTCTGGCTCAAGGCCAATACGCCGCTGACCTTCAAGAACAAGCCCGCGCCGATCATGTTCTTCCACGGCGCCAAGGATCAACTGGTGACCTATGACGAGGTGCAGGGTCCGTTCTCCGGCTATGGACCGGTGGCCTATTCGCGACTGTTCCCTGGGCCCGATTATCCCAAGTGGTTCGTTGACTACCCACAAGGCGACCACATCATCGCCGGCACCCCTGCCGGCGACTCGGTCAATGAGATGAAAGCCTTCCTCCAGAAGTTCGTGAAAGAGCGTCAGCAGAGCTCGATCCATACGGTGGAAGAAGACAAGATCCCGAAGACTTTGGAGGTCTTTTTGAAGGCTCTGGCCGCCAAGCCGAAATAG
- a CDS encoding glycoside hydrolase family 1 protein, which produces MNWNRRTVVGAGAALAAMPLGGAKASTPKAKAFPKGFLWGAATAGHQVEGNNVNSDFWVAETVKPTIFAEPSLDADNSFELWPSDLDLVKSLGLNTYRFSLEWSRIEPEPGVFSRAMLDHYKAMIEGCRARGLTPMVTFSHFTTPRWFAARGGWTNPDAPELFARYCDRAARHLAGGIAYAMTLNEPNDIRDPASVAKLATIKPRLDAMLAAAAKVVGSDRFVFANLGVTDFDQYTKTLIAAHKAGRAAIKAARGDLPVGVTLAMPDDQAVGPDSMRDRFRAQAYLPWLEAARSDDFLGVQNYERQRWDAKGKLEPEPGGLRNAGGGEVYPASLANAVRYAYSLAQVPIIVTEHGINTHDDALRVDMIKQSLAELKRAMDEGVPVKGYVHWSLLDNFEWISGYKHQYGLVAVDRTTFRRTPKPSAGVLGAIARANALPSA; this is translated from the coding sequence ATGAACTGGAATCGTCGAACCGTGGTGGGAGCCGGCGCGGCGCTGGCCGCCATGCCGCTGGGAGGCGCGAAGGCGTCCACACCCAAGGCGAAAGCCTTTCCCAAGGGCTTCCTCTGGGGCGCGGCCACCGCGGGCCACCAGGTCGAAGGCAACAACGTCAACAGCGACTTCTGGGTCGCCGAGACCGTCAAGCCGACGATCTTCGCCGAGCCGTCCTTGGACGCCGACAACAGCTTCGAGCTTTGGCCAAGCGATCTGGACCTAGTCAAATCGCTTGGACTTAACACCTACCGCTTCAGCCTGGAGTGGTCCCGCATCGAACCTGAGCCGGGCGTGTTCTCTCGCGCCATGCTCGATCACTACAAGGCCATGATCGAGGGGTGCCGCGCGCGAGGACTCACCCCCATGGTCACCTTCAGCCATTTCACGACGCCCCGGTGGTTCGCCGCGCGCGGCGGCTGGACGAACCCCGACGCGCCCGAACTCTTTGCTCGCTACTGCGATCGCGCCGCCCGTCATCTGGCGGGCGGCATCGCCTACGCTATGACGCTGAACGAACCCAACGACATCCGCGATCCGGCGAGCGTGGCCAAGCTCGCTACGATCAAGCCGCGCCTGGACGCGATGCTCGCCGCCGCCGCCAAGGTCGTGGGCAGTGATCGGTTCGTCTTCGCCAACCTCGGCGTCACCGATTTCGATCAATACACGAAGACCCTCATCGCCGCGCACAAGGCCGGCCGCGCCGCGATCAAGGCCGCGCGGGGCGACTTGCCCGTCGGGGTGACCCTGGCCATGCCGGACGACCAAGCCGTCGGTCCCGACAGCATGCGCGACAGGTTCCGGGCCCAGGCCTACCTGCCGTGGCTGGAGGCGGCGCGGTCGGATGATTTCCTGGGCGTGCAGAACTACGAGCGCCAGCGCTGGGACGCCAAGGGCAAGCTGGAGCCCGAACCGGGCGGCTTGCGCAACGCCGGCGGCGGGGAGGTCTATCCCGCCTCGCTGGCCAACGCCGTGCGCTACGCCTATTCGCTAGCCCAGGTGCCGATCATCGTCACCGAGCACGGCATCAACACCCATGACGACGCCTTACGGGTCGACATGATCAAGCAATCCCTGGCCGAGTTGAAGCGCGCCATGGACGAGGGTGTCCCCGTCAAAGGCTACGTCCATTGGTCCTTGCTCGACAATTTCGAGTGGATCAGCGGCTACAAGCATCAATATGGTCTCGTCGCCGTCGACCGGACCACGTTCCGCCGCACGCCCAAGCCCAGCGCCGGCGTGCTGGGCGCCATCGCGCGAGCCAACGCGCTGCCGAGCGCCTGA
- a CDS encoding tannase/feruloyl esterase family alpha/beta hydrolase: MAAFMPVLQARRAISRGGWKLGLAATVGRIRLAALVLLGLFAAMASSPARAAEPCEALGGGARVGDAVVVMSQQIAAGDYTASDGVRLTALPAFCRIFAVASPSPASQILIELWLPQAAGWNGKFLGVGNAGHAGKIGSSGLAAGLKRGYATATTDMGSAPAAVAGVEFNFGNGRPEQIRDFGMRSTHAMTQLSKVLVARFYGRGASRAYFVGCSTGGNQALTEAQKFPDDYDGIIAGAPAHNRTHQHIHYSALRQIGTQPGSVIPMPLMAAWQKAIIRACAGRDGGAPGDRFLTNPLACTLSPRDLSCERVQDKAQCLSNAQVGALEKVYAGVANPRTGERYYFPDVRGAEELIFPLYDASLLPSSGFDITHWILPPERPASSFDFDHDLDALDAAYGSALNAMDPDLTAFAAKGGKLIMYHGWADGIITPLGSVDYYQQVSAKGKARETFARLFMVPGLGHCATGPGANDIGQLMDLKPGVALSPRNDLLTALETWVERGAAPDEMLAAKSPQAYSFPPFAMEGATPEARPVCAFPASPRYDGKGDPLKAESFRCVRTPILPYPRPATRYLR, encoded by the coding sequence GTGGCGGCGTTCATGCCGGTCTTACAGGCGCGGCGTGCAATCTCCAGGGGAGGATGGAAGTTGGGTCTGGCCGCTACAGTCGGGAGAATACGCCTTGCGGCGCTCGTGCTGCTCGGGCTTTTCGCCGCGATGGCGTCCTCGCCGGCCAGAGCCGCGGAGCCTTGCGAGGCCCTCGGCGGCGGCGCCAGGGTCGGCGACGCGGTCGTGGTCATGTCCCAGCAGATCGCCGCGGGCGACTACACCGCCTCGGACGGGGTGCGCCTGACCGCCCTGCCCGCATTCTGTCGCATCTTCGCCGTCGCTAGTCCTTCCCCCGCCTCACAGATCCTGATCGAGCTGTGGCTGCCGCAAGCGGCCGGCTGGAACGGCAAGTTCCTGGGCGTCGGCAATGCCGGCCACGCCGGCAAGATCGGCTCGTCCGGCTTGGCCGCGGGTTTGAAGCGCGGCTATGCCACCGCCACCACGGACATGGGCAGCGCGCCGGCCGCCGTCGCCGGCGTGGAGTTCAATTTCGGCAACGGCCGGCCCGAGCAGATCCGCGACTTTGGGATGCGCTCAACCCACGCCATGACGCAGTTGTCCAAGGTGCTGGTCGCCCGCTTCTATGGGAGGGGCGCCTCGCGCGCCTACTTCGTCGGCTGTTCCACGGGGGGCAATCAGGCGCTCACCGAAGCGCAGAAGTTCCCTGACGACTACGATGGGATCATCGCGGGCGCTCCGGCGCACAACCGCACCCACCAGCACATCCACTATTCCGCGCTTCGGCAGATCGGAACCCAGCCAGGCTCGGTGATCCCCATGCCGCTGATGGCGGCCTGGCAAAAGGCGATCATCAGGGCCTGCGCCGGCCGAGACGGCGGCGCGCCCGGCGATCGGTTCCTGACCAATCCTCTGGCGTGCACTCTCTCGCCACGCGACCTGTCCTGCGAGCGCGTGCAGGATAAGGCTCAATGCCTGTCGAACGCCCAGGTCGGCGCTCTGGAGAAGGTCTATGCGGGCGTCGCCAATCCGCGGACGGGGGAGCGGTACTATTTCCCGGACGTGCGAGGGGCGGAGGAACTGATCTTCCCGCTGTATGACGCCTCACTCCTGCCCAGCAGCGGCTTTGACATCACCCATTGGATCCTTCCGCCCGAGCGTCCCGCGTCCAGCTTCGACTTCGACCATGATCTGGATGCGCTCGACGCGGCCTACGGGTCGGCGCTCAACGCGATGGATCCTGATCTGACGGCCTTCGCCGCCAAGGGCGGCAAGTTGATCATGTATCACGGCTGGGCCGATGGGATCATCACGCCGCTGGGCTCGGTGGACTACTATCAGCAGGTCTCGGCCAAGGGCAAAGCCCGCGAGACCTTCGCCAGGCTGTTCATGGTGCCGGGCCTTGGCCATTGCGCCACCGGCCCGGGAGCCAACGATATCGGCCAGTTGATGGATTTGAAGCCGGGCGTGGCGCTGTCGCCTCGCAACGACCTTCTCACCGCGCTTGAAACCTGGGTCGAACGCGGCGCCGCGCCCGACGAGATGCTCGCGGCCAAGTCCCCGCAAGCCTACTCGTTTCCGCCGTTCGCGATGGAAGGGGCCACGCCCGAGGCGCGTCCGGTCTGCGCGTTTCCTGCTTCGCCGCGCTACGACGGCAAGGGCGATCCCTTGAAGGCGGAAAGCTTCAGGTGCGTCAGAACGCCCATCTTGCCCTATCCGAGACCAGCGACGCGATATCTGCGCTGA
- a CDS encoding TraB/GumN family protein — MPEPAAARCGRRSRSLAYPPRPPTPSMTLFDGSVSHRLQDQHEIANMAHHLRLHILSAAAVVLATCGAQAQARAPDHGLAGPAPQQAAPAEPDAVEEVVIEARRSGAPMWQITKGQTTILLVGEITEVPKATPWRPDRLETATAHSEHVILGVQEKVSPADVFRLFWRGAKIVQLPKGETVADFLTPQQLRRLIALEQKNGRSYQRQHPLVTATDLLNRLKFNRNTTDDASDVVRRTARRNSIPTRPVGRVYGDELVDSLLQAPPAAHVPCLDAAMAAAEAGEGVVRERGDAWTRFDVPKVMASPLERALGACFPWGDPRFGPELRGQWTDAVSEALKTPGVTLGVAPLRVLAEKGGVLDRLHAEGLQIEGPAWRPRDQGAN; from the coding sequence ATGCCCGAACCGGCCGCCGCCCGCTGCGGTCGGCGTTCACGCTCGTTGGCGTATCCACCTCGCCCCCCGACGCCGTCGATGACGCTCTTCGACGGCTCGGTCTCCCATCGGCTCCAAGATCAGCACGAGATCGCCAACATGGCCCATCACTTGCGCCTCCATATCCTGTCCGCCGCGGCCGTCGTGTTGGCGACGTGCGGCGCCCAGGCCCAGGCGCGCGCGCCCGATCACGGCCTGGCCGGCCCTGCCCCGCAACAGGCCGCGCCCGCTGAACCCGACGCCGTGGAAGAGGTCGTCATCGAGGCTCGGCGTTCCGGCGCGCCGATGTGGCAGATCACCAAGGGCCAGACGACGATCCTGCTGGTCGGGGAGATCACCGAGGTGCCCAAGGCCACGCCCTGGCGGCCCGACCGATTGGAGACCGCCACGGCGCACTCCGAACACGTCATCCTTGGCGTCCAGGAAAAGGTTTCGCCGGCCGATGTCTTTCGACTTTTCTGGCGCGGCGCGAAGATCGTTCAGTTGCCAAAGGGCGAGACTGTCGCGGACTTTCTGACGCCTCAACAGCTTCGCCGGCTGATCGCGCTGGAGCAGAAAAATGGCCGCTCCTATCAGCGCCAACACCCGCTCGTTACAGCGACAGATTTGCTCAATCGCCTGAAATTCAATCGCAACACGACCGATGACGCCAGCGACGTGGTCCGACGCACCGCGCGCCGCAACAGCATCCCGACCCGACCAGTCGGCCGGGTCTATGGAGACGAGCTAGTCGACAGCCTGCTGCAGGCCCCGCCCGCCGCCCATGTCCCCTGTCTGGACGCGGCCATGGCGGCGGCCGAGGCGGGCGAGGGCGTCGTGCGCGAACGCGGAGACGCCTGGACTCGGTTTGACGTTCCCAAGGTCATGGCCTCGCCCTTGGAAAGGGCGCTGGGCGCGTGCTTCCCGTGGGGGGATCCCCGGTTTGGTCCCGAGCTTCGCGGCCAGTGGACGGACGCCGTGTCCGAGGCGCTCAAGACACCGGGCGTGACGCTCGGCGTCGCGCCATTGCGCGTGCTGGCCGAAAAGGGCGGCGTCCTGGACCGTCTCCACGCCGAGGGCCTCCAGATCGAAGGGCCGGCCTGGCGGCCGCGGGATCAAGGGGCGAACTGA
- a CDS encoding sugar phosphate isomerase/epimerase family protein yields MAAAAAAQGSPVAAAPSKDFFTRLGRPIGLQLYTLGDEPKKDLEGTLRRVAEIGYRDIELPGLFSREPPDLRRAADAAGLAISSLHVPAAGAGVSVRSEPQALADLAGALGVRQLVVPMFPLPPGLRLQPGVALETAITQAVVQAGEDMWKRLAQLLNERAAALAPHGITLSYHNHSVEFLPIGTGTGWDILARETDPRLVYFEIDIGWVSSAGLDPVAFFGRHRGRVRQVHVKDVAKGFTPSQALVTSPAEVGSGVVDWARVLPAAYAAGARHFYVEQEPPFTLSRLESIARSYTYLSKLRA; encoded by the coding sequence TTGGCCGCCGCGGCGGCGGCGCAAGGTTCGCCGGTCGCGGCGGCGCCCTCAAAGGACTTCTTCACCCGGCTTGGACGTCCTATCGGTCTCCAACTCTATACGCTCGGCGATGAGCCTAAGAAGGACCTTGAAGGAACGCTGCGGCGCGTGGCGGAAATCGGCTATCGCGACATCGAGCTTCCCGGCCTGTTCAGCCGTGAACCGCCCGATCTGCGTCGCGCCGCCGATGCGGCGGGGCTGGCGATCAGTTCGCTCCATGTTCCCGCGGCGGGCGCGGGCGTGTCGGTTCGCAGCGAGCCGCAGGCCCTGGCCGACCTGGCCGGAGCGCTGGGAGTCAGGCAACTGGTGGTGCCGATGTTCCCCTTGCCGCCGGGCCTGAGGCTGCAGCCCGGCGTGGCTCTGGAAACGGCGATCACCCAGGCCGTGGTCCAGGCCGGCGAAGACATGTGGAAGCGCCTGGCCCAATTGCTCAATGAACGCGCGGCCGCTCTCGCGCCCCACGGGATCACGCTGAGCTATCACAATCACAGCGTCGAGTTTCTCCCGATCGGGACCGGGACCGGTTGGGATATCCTGGCGCGGGAAACCGACCCGCGCCTGGTCTATTTCGAGATCGATATCGGCTGGGTGAGCTCGGCGGGGCTGGACCCGGTCGCGTTCTTTGGCCGCCACCGCGGCCGCGTTCGCCAGGTTCACGTCAAGGATGTCGCCAAGGGCTTCACGCCGTCGCAGGCGCTGGTCACCTCCCCGGCAGAGGTGGGCTCGGGGGTAGTCGACTGGGCTCGTGTCCTGCCGGCCGCCTACGCCGCGGGCGCGCGCCATTTCTACGTCGAGCAGGAGCCGCCCTTCACGCTCTCGCGCCTGGAATCGATCGCTCGCTCCTATACCTACCTGTCCAAGTTGCGGGCCTGA
- a CDS encoding beta-glucosidase — translation MRRTSAAAAVDARVEAILAAATLDEKIAMMSGRGFFAQFRASQGRWCAEPYRAGGGVDRLGVPALYFTDGPRGVSGGNSTCFPSSMARGATFDADLERRIGEAMGVEIRAHGCNFSGAVCINLLRHPAWGRAQETYGEDPWHLGVMGASLGLGIQAHNVVASVKHFALNSMENARFHIDVSVDERALHEVYLPHFKHVIDAGVGSVMSAYNRVNGEYCGQNRALLTDILRGEWGFEGFVHSDWIKGVHDPYAAAAGLDVENPEPIVYAKLAAAIEDGSVAPEVVDQACQRILRTQLRLTDRQDPLPAYTPDLVASETHRALALEAALKSMVLLENDGALPLARQRTGKLAVLGRLAALENTGDNGSSRVHPPYVVTFLQGLQAELGEDAILRGDEADLVEARRQALAADAVVVVAGYTAEEEGEFVEGDVSLGMASPDEPVSPHGGDRLELGLPADQIALIRAASESGRPVIVVLVGGAAILVESWRDRVNAIIHAFYPGMEGGRALPRLLFGQVSPCGRLPFTVARRAEDYPFFDRDAKAITYDYWHGYTKFDREGLEPRYGFGHGLAYTRFGYRAAAARRQGDRIEATLAVTNLGAMAADDTVFLFIGFPGRAAERPIKLLRGFERVWLEPGQTKIVRLSVELATLTWRDPTTHDWKLESGPHRVMLGGDPADLLEVIVDL, via the coding sequence GTGCGCCGAACGAGCGCCGCCGCGGCCGTTGACGCGCGGGTGGAAGCAATTCTTGCGGCCGCCACGCTCGACGAAAAAATCGCCATGATGTCGGGACGGGGCTTCTTCGCGCAATTTAGGGCCAGTCAGGGACGCTGGTGCGCCGAGCCCTATCGGGCTGGCGGAGGCGTCGATCGCCTGGGCGTTCCGGCCCTCTATTTCACCGACGGGCCCCGCGGCGTCTCCGGCGGAAACTCCACCTGCTTTCCCAGCTCCATGGCCCGCGGAGCCACCTTCGACGCGGACCTAGAGCGGCGGATCGGCGAGGCGATGGGCGTGGAGATCCGCGCTCACGGGTGCAATTTCTCCGGAGCGGTGTGCATCAACCTGCTGCGCCATCCCGCTTGGGGCCGCGCGCAGGAGACCTATGGCGAGGATCCCTGGCATCTGGGCGTCATGGGCGCCTCGCTCGGCTTGGGCATCCAGGCTCATAACGTGGTCGCCAGCGTCAAACACTTCGCCTTGAACTCCATGGAGAACGCCCGCTTCCACATCGACGTCTCGGTCGACGAGCGCGCCCTCCACGAGGTCTATCTGCCGCACTTCAAACACGTGATCGACGCCGGCGTCGGCTCGGTAATGTCAGCCTATAACCGGGTCAACGGCGAGTATTGCGGCCAGAACCGTGCCCTGCTGACCGATATTCTGCGCGGCGAGTGGGGTTTCGAGGGCTTCGTGCACTCCGACTGGATCAAGGGCGTCCATGATCCATACGCCGCCGCCGCGGGGCTCGACGTCGAGAACCCCGAACCGATCGTCTACGCCAAGCTGGCGGCCGCCATCGAGGACGGAAGCGTGGCGCCCGAAGTGGTCGATCAGGCCTGCCAGCGGATTCTTCGCACACAACTACGGCTGACGGATCGTCAGGATCCGCTCCCGGCCTACACTCCCGACCTGGTGGCGAGCGAAACTCACCGGGCCCTGGCGCTGGAGGCCGCGCTCAAGTCGATGGTGCTCCTGGAAAATGACGGCGCCCTGCCTTTGGCGCGCCAGCGCACGGGCAAGTTGGCCGTGCTGGGTCGCCTGGCGGCCCTGGAGAATACCGGCGACAACGGCTCCAGCCGCGTCCACCCTCCCTATGTCGTGACCTTTCTGCAGGGCCTGCAGGCCGAGCTTGGCGAAGACGCCATCCTTCGGGGCGACGAGGCGGATCTGGTCGAAGCCCGCCGCCAGGCGCTGGCCGCCGACGCGGTCGTCGTCGTCGCCGGTTATACCGCCGAGGAAGAGGGCGAGTTCGTCGAGGGCGACGTCTCCCTGGGCATGGCCTCGCCCGACGAGCCTGTGTCCCCGCATGGCGGAGACCGTCTCGAGCTTGGCTTGCCCGCCGATCAGATCGCCTTGATCCGCGCGGCGAGCGAGAGCGGAAGACCGGTGATCGTCGTGTTGGTCGGCGGCGCGGCGATCCTGGTCGAGAGCTGGCGCGATCGGGTCAACGCCATCATCCACGCCTTCTATCCCGGCATGGAAGGCGGTAGGGCGTTGCCTCGGCTTCTCTTCGGCCAGGTCTCGCCTTGCGGCCGCCTGCCGTTCACCGTGGCCAGGAGGGCCGAGGACTACCCCTTCTTCGATCGCGACGCCAAGGCCATCACCTACGACTACTGGCACGGTTACACCAAGTTCGATCGTGAAGGCCTGGAGCCGCGCTACGGCTTCGGCCATGGACTGGCCTACACGCGCTTTGGCTACCGCGCGGCCGCCGCGCGACGACAGGGGGATCGCATCGAAGCCACGCTCGCCGTAACCAATCTGGGGGCGATGGCCGCGGATGACACGGTGTTTCTGTTCATCGGATTTCCAGGCCGCGCGGCGGAGCGACCGATCAAGCTTCTCCGTGGCTTCGAGCGTGTGTGGCTGGAGCCAGGGCAGACCAAGATCGTCCGCCTGTCGGTCGAACTGGCCACCCTGACCTGGCGGGACCCGACGACCCACGACTGGAAGCTCGAAAGCGGTCCGCACAGGGTCATGCTGGGCGGTGACCCGGCGGATCTGCTAGAGGTCATCGTGGACCTCTAA
- a CDS encoding MerR family transcriptional regulator: MSPQPARRTHLTPISTLAPRLGVTTRGLRYYETLGLISSEKIAAGARGLDAASVERLTLIVGLRAIGVSVEHIRRALDHQRMRRSPEAVRAQLQQALDEKRALIAALQALIDLSPGEPTTQARALARLDLEAAASASPSKVRDSV, encoded by the coding sequence ATGTCTCCCCAGCCCGCGCGACGCACGCACCTGACGCCGATCAGCACGCTCGCGCCCCGTCTGGGGGTGACCACGCGCGGCCTGCGTTATTACGAAACGCTTGGTCTTATCAGCAGCGAGAAGATCGCCGCCGGCGCCCGAGGCCTCGACGCGGCTTCGGTGGAACGGCTGACCCTGATCGTGGGGTTGCGGGCCATCGGCGTTTCGGTGGAGCACATCCGGCGCGCGCTGGATCATCAGCGCATGAGGCGATCTCCCGAGGCCGTCCGCGCGCAGTTGCAACAGGCTCTGGACGAGAAGCGCGCGCTGATCGCGGCGCTACAGGCCTTGATCGACCTGTCGCCGGGCGAACCGACGACGCAGGCGCGCGCGCTCGCGCGGCTTGATCTTGAGGCCGCGGCCTCCGCGTCGCCTTCGAAGGTCCGAGATTCCGTTTAG